In Prosthecodimorpha staleyi, the following are encoded in one genomic region:
- a CDS encoding LysR family transcriptional regulator encodes MPDTAKSLAWDDFRVIKAIAEARALPAAAASLGIDHSTVFRRLNQIERVLGLRLFDRIRTGYAVTAAGEEVVGLALRMDEEITALTRRIAGRAPDPSGELRVTTNDSLLIHLLTPLFAVFRRRYPRIRLDIVIGNRALDLSRRDSDVAIRATDRPPETLVGRRIGRIAWALYGRAQDFPEPGPVAAARLADRDWVALGDALGAIAAVRHAREQVAPERLACRVDSVLGLAEAVEAGLGIGHLPCFVGDLRPGLLRLGPPIEAFATDLWLLTHPDLRHAARIRAFLEVMGAELTRCRPLLEGHAVSHGIAADADPA; translated from the coding sequence GTGCCGGACACCGCCAAGTCTCTCGCCTGGGACGATTTCCGCGTGATCAAGGCGATCGCCGAGGCGCGCGCCCTGCCGGCCGCGGCGGCGAGCCTCGGCATCGACCATTCCACGGTGTTCCGCCGGCTGAACCAGATCGAGCGGGTGCTCGGCCTGCGCCTGTTCGATCGCATCCGCACCGGCTACGCGGTCACGGCGGCGGGCGAGGAAGTCGTCGGGCTGGCCCTGCGCATGGACGAGGAGATCACGGCCCTGACGCGCCGGATCGCAGGGCGCGCGCCGGACCCGAGCGGCGAGTTGCGCGTCACCACCAACGATTCCCTGCTGATCCACCTGCTGACGCCGCTCTTCGCCGTGTTCCGCCGACGCTATCCGCGCATCCGGCTCGACATCGTCATCGGCAACCGGGCGCTCGATCTGTCGCGGCGCGATTCCGACGTCGCCATCCGGGCGACCGACCGCCCGCCCGAAACCCTGGTCGGGCGCCGGATCGGCCGGATCGCCTGGGCGCTCTATGGCAGGGCGCAGGATTTCCCCGAACCGGGACCGGTTGCCGCGGCGCGGCTTGCGGACCGCGACTGGGTCGCGCTCGGCGACGCGCTCGGCGCCATCGCGGCGGTGCGCCATGCCCGCGAGCAGGTGGCGCCGGAGCGCCTCGCCTGCCGCGTCGACAGCGTGCTCGGCCTCGCCGAGGCGGTCGAGGCGGGCCTCGGCATCGGCCACCTGCCCTGCTTCGTCGGCGACCTGCGGCCCGGTCTCCTCCGGCTCGGGCCGCCGATCGAGGCCTTCGCGACCGATCTTTGGCTCCTGACCCATCCCGACCTGCGCCACGCCGCCCGCATCCGGGCTTTCCTGGAGGTGATGGGCGCCGAACTGACCCGCTGCCGGCCGCTCCTGGAAGGCCATGCGGTTTCGCACGGGATCGCGGCGGACGCCGACCCGGCCTGA
- a CDS encoding MmgE/PrpD family protein produces MPVVEFIHALSFDDLPPAVRSAAQRCLLDLIGVAAAGRKTDLARIVLNHAVRQFGPGEGRGARLLFDGRRASEVGAAFAGASLIDSYDAHDGHALTKGHAGVAILPAILAYWDAGGLTIDDRELLTAIVLGYEIATRAGIALHASACDYHTSGAWNAIACAALGARLLGLSNAATREALGIAEYHGPRSQMMRCIDFPTMVKDGSGWGALAGVSAAFLAADGFTGAPAITLEASEQAALWADLGRRWTIEEQYFKPYPVCRWAQPSIEAARGLMREHGLTGADVADVEVRSFAAAIRLASARPATTEEAQYSLPFPLASAILRGRVGADEIVGAGLTDAAVLALSERIRLVVDPEIEARFPAERFAVVTLTTRDGRTVTSPWTVARGGPLNPLDSTEIVEKYRSSTAHLGPVRAHLIENTVLALGTGLAHAVDHLRDLVLEAADAPATPARTIVG; encoded by the coding sequence ATGCCGGTCGTCGAATTCATCCATGCGCTGTCCTTCGACGACCTGCCGCCGGCGGTCCGGTCGGCGGCGCAGCGCTGCCTGCTCGACCTGATCGGCGTGGCCGCGGCCGGCCGCAAGACCGATCTCGCCCGCATCGTGCTCAACCATGCCGTCCGCCAGTTCGGCCCGGGCGAGGGCCGCGGCGCGCGCCTGCTGTTCGACGGGCGCCGGGCCTCGGAGGTCGGCGCCGCCTTCGCGGGTGCTTCGCTGATCGACAGCTACGATGCCCATGACGGCCATGCCCTGACCAAGGGCCATGCCGGCGTCGCCATCCTGCCGGCCATCCTGGCCTATTGGGATGCCGGCGGCCTGACCATCGACGACCGCGAACTCCTGACCGCGATCGTGCTCGGCTACGAGATCGCGACCCGGGCCGGCATCGCCCTGCATGCCTCGGCCTGCGACTACCACACCTCCGGTGCCTGGAATGCGATCGCCTGCGCGGCCCTCGGCGCGCGCCTGCTCGGCCTCTCCAACGCGGCGACGCGCGAGGCGCTCGGCATCGCCGAGTATCACGGGCCGCGCAGCCAGATGATGCGCTGCATCGACTTCCCGACCATGGTCAAGGACGGCTCCGGCTGGGGCGCGCTCGCCGGCGTCTCGGCCGCCTTCCTGGCCGCCGACGGCTTCACCGGCGCCCCGGCGATCACCCTGGAGGCGTCCGAACAGGCCGCACTCTGGGCCGATCTCGGCCGGCGCTGGACGATCGAGGAGCAGTATTTCAAGCCCTATCCGGTCTGCCGCTGGGCGCAGCCGTCGATCGAGGCGGCGCGCGGCCTGATGCGGGAACACGGCCTCACCGGCGCGGATGTCGCCGATGTCGAGGTGCGCAGCTTCGCGGCAGCCATCCGGCTGGCCAGTGCTCGGCCCGCGACCACCGAAGAGGCCCAATACAGCCTGCCCTTCCCGCTCGCCTCAGCGATTCTGCGCGGCCGGGTCGGCGCCGACGAGATCGTCGGGGCCGGACTGACCGACGCGGCCGTGCTGGCGCTGTCCGAGCGCATCCGCCTCGTCGTCGATCCCGAAATCGAGGCCCGCTTTCCGGCCGAGCGCTTCGCCGTCGTCACCCTGACCACCCGCGACGGCCGGACCGTGACATCGCCCTGGACGGTCGCCCGCGGCGGCCCGCTCAATCCGCTCGACTCCACCGAGATCGTCGAGAAATACCGCAGTTCGACCGCCCATCTCGGCCCGGTCCGCGCGCATCTGATCGAGAACACCGTGCTGGCGCTCGGCACCGGCCTGGCCCACGCCGTCGACCACCTGCGCGACCTGGTGCTCGAGGCCGCCGACGCGCCGGCAACCCCGGCCAGGACCATCGTCGGGTAA
- a CDS encoding ABC transporter permease, which produces METFAFILANLPVIGQRMLEHVSLVAVSVGVAIATGVPIGIAITQSRTAADRVLYVAAVVMTIPSIALFGILIPILSTIGQGIGYLPAVIALILYAQLPIIRNTYTAIMNVDPALREAARGMGMTTFDRLRRVEIPVALPVIVNGIRNAVVLNIAIAAIATYIGAGGLGTFISRGISQTDIRQLLTGAMAVSLLAILADLALLGAQRLMTSPGLRPR; this is translated from the coding sequence ATGGAGACGTTCGCCTTCATCCTGGCGAACCTGCCGGTGATCGGGCAGCGCATGCTCGAGCACGTCTCGCTGGTCGCCGTCTCGGTCGGGGTGGCGATCGCGACCGGCGTGCCGATCGGCATCGCCATCACGCAAAGCCGCACCGCCGCCGACCGCGTGCTCTATGTCGCCGCGGTCGTGATGACCATCCCGTCGATCGCGCTGTTCGGCATCCTGATCCCGATCCTGTCGACGATCGGGCAGGGCATCGGCTATCTGCCGGCGGTGATCGCGCTGATCCTCTATGCGCAGCTGCCGATCATCCGCAACACCTACACGGCGATCATGAATGTCGACCCGGCGCTGCGCGAGGCGGCGCGCGGCATGGGCATGACCACCTTCGACCGCCTGCGCCGGGTCGAGATCCCCGTCGCCCTGCCGGTGATCGTCAACGGCATCCGCAACGCCGTCGTGCTGAACATCGCGATCGCCGCCATCGCGACCTATATCGGCGCCGGCGGGCTCGGCACCTTCATCTCGCGCGGCATCTCGCAGACCGACATCCGTCAGCTCCTGACTGGGGCGATGGCCGTCAGCCTGCTGGCGATCCTGGCCGATCTGGCGCTGCTCGGCGCGCAGCGGCTGATGACCTCCCCGGGATTGAGGCCGCGATGA
- a CDS encoding ring-cleaving dioxygenase codes for MTHGIHHVTAIAGPARRNLDFYTRVLGQRLVKKTVNFDDPGTYHFYFGDTVGQPGTILTFFPWANVAPGRLGLGETQETAYRIPARSLGWWTQRFIEAGVPHEAPEKRFGETVLPFRDPDGMRLALVAVPGAEAEPAWDGSEVPAEHALRGFHGVTLLLDRSEPTAAILTDVLGFEAGGQEGNLTRTIAPGAVQGGIVDLKAVGGFLPARPGGGSVHHVAFRAADDAEQEAMVARLAENHGIRTTEQRDRNYFRSVYFREPGGVLFEIATDQPGFAVDEAADALGTALKLPAGLERHRDRIEAVLPDLTPETV; via the coding sequence ATGACACACGGCATCCATCACGTCACCGCCATCGCCGGCCCGGCGCGCCGCAATCTCGATTTCTACACGCGCGTGCTCGGCCAGCGGCTGGTCAAGAAGACCGTCAATTTCGACGATCCCGGCACCTATCACTTCTATTTCGGCGACACGGTCGGCCAACCCGGCACGATCCTGACCTTCTTCCCCTGGGCCAACGTGGCGCCGGGCCGGCTCGGCCTCGGCGAGACGCAGGAGACCGCCTACCGCATCCCGGCCCGTTCGCTCGGCTGGTGGACGCAGCGCTTCATCGAGGCCGGCGTGCCGCATGAGGCGCCGGAGAAGCGCTTCGGCGAGACCGTGCTGCCGTTCCGCGATCCCGACGGCATGCGCCTGGCGCTCGTCGCCGTGCCGGGCGCGGAGGCTGAACCGGCCTGGGACGGCTCGGAAGTGCCGGCCGAACACGCCCTGCGCGGCTTCCACGGCGTGACGCTGCTGCTGGATCGCAGCGAGCCGACCGCCGCGATCCTGACCGACGTGCTCGGCTTCGAGGCCGGCGGCCAGGAGGGCAACCTGACGCGCACCATCGCGCCCGGGGCCGTCCAGGGCGGCATCGTCGATCTCAAGGCGGTCGGCGGGTTCCTGCCGGCCCGGCCGGGTGGCGGCTCGGTGCATCACGTCGCCTTCCGGGCGGCGGACGATGCCGAGCAGGAGGCTATGGTCGCGCGGCTCGCCGAGAACCACGGCATCCGCACCACCGAGCAGCGCGACCGCAACTACTTCCGCTCGGTCTATTTCCGCGAGCCGGGCGGGGTCCTGTTCGAGATCGCGACCGATCAGCCCGGCTTTGCCGTCGACGAAGCCGCCGACGCGCTCGGCACGGCCTTGAAGCTGCCCGCGGGTCTGGAGCGTCACCGCGACCGCATCGAGGCCGTGCTGCCGGACCTGACGCCGGAAACCGTCTGA
- a CDS encoding glycine betaine ABC transporter substrate-binding protein translates to MLKRSLLAFACAALAVLAVPRDAAAQTVVVGGKNFTEQQIMSEMTTQLLRAKGFTVDKRAGLGTAPLRQAQEAGQIDLYWEYTGTSLINFNKVTDKLDAAQTYAKVKELDAAKGLVWLQPSKANNTYALAMRKDDAATKGIKSLSDLAAKVKGGAGYKFGCNAEFYSRADGLTPLQKTYDFEFGRDNVVRMDTGLVYQALRDAQVEVGLVFATDGRVPAFNFVILTDDKGYFPTYAMTPVVRKETLDKNPKLAEILNALSAKLDDATMAKLNASVDVEKKTIEDVATGFLKAQSLI, encoded by the coding sequence ATGCTGAAACGCAGCCTTCTCGCCTTCGCCTGCGCCGCGCTCGCCGTCCTGGCCGTGCCGCGCGATGCCGCCGCCCAGACCGTGGTGGTCGGCGGCAAGAACTTCACCGAGCAGCAGATCATGTCGGAGATGACGACGCAGCTCCTGCGCGCCAAGGGCTTCACGGTCGACAAGCGCGCCGGCCTCGGCACAGCGCCGCTGCGCCAGGCCCAGGAGGCCGGCCAGATCGACCTCTATTGGGAATATACCGGCACCTCGCTGATCAACTTCAACAAGGTCACCGACAAGCTCGACGCCGCCCAGACCTACGCCAAGGTCAAGGAACTCGACGCCGCCAAGGGCCTGGTCTGGCTGCAGCCGTCCAAGGCCAACAACACCTACGCGCTCGCCATGCGCAAGGACGACGCGGCCACCAAGGGCATCAAGTCGTTGTCGGACCTGGCCGCCAAGGTCAAGGGCGGCGCCGGCTACAAGTTCGGCTGCAACGCGGAATTCTATTCGCGCGCCGACGGCCTGACGCCGCTGCAGAAGACCTACGACTTCGAGTTCGGGCGCGACAACGTGGTTCGCATGGATACCGGCCTCGTCTATCAGGCCCTGCGCGACGCCCAGGTCGAGGTCGGCCTCGTCTTCGCCACCGACGGCCGGGTGCCGGCCTTCAACTTCGTCATCCTGACCGACGACAAGGGCTACTTCCCGACCTATGCGATGACCCCGGTCGTCCGCAAGGAGACGCTCGACAAGAACCCGAAGCTCGCCGAGATCCTGAACGCCCTGTCGGCCAAGCTCGACGATGCCACCATGGCCAAGCTCAACGCCTCCGTCGACGTCGAGAAGAAAACCATCGAGGACGTCGCCACCGGCTTCCTCAAGGCGCAGTCGCTGATCTGA
- a CDS encoding ABC transporter permease, translated as MRAGGLGGLARFAFVAGVFALGAWLQARGTLPSILQHRGDVIYLARQHLVLAAISGAMAIAVGVPLGILLTRERFASVAGIVTQIVNLGTTIPTLALIALAMSVLGIGAPPAVFALFVLTLLPVLLNTVAGLNAVPAPLVDAARGMGMTPGQILRRVELPNAVFVILAGIRTALAINIGTVPLAFLIGAGGLGELIFTGIDLMEPGMLLAGAIPTALLAVAVDFLIGQIQFWFVPRGVNPLR; from the coding sequence ATGCGCGCGGGCGGGCTCGGCGGTCTGGCGCGCTTCGCCTTCGTGGCCGGGGTCTTCGCGCTCGGCGCCTGGCTGCAGGCGCGCGGCACGCTGCCGTCGATCCTGCAGCATCGTGGCGACGTGATCTATCTCGCCCGCCAGCATCTGGTGCTGGCGGCGATCTCCGGCGCGATGGCGATCGCGGTCGGCGTGCCGCTCGGCATCCTGCTGACGCGCGAACGCTTCGCCTCCGTCGCCGGGATCGTCACCCAGATCGTCAATCTGGGCACCACCATCCCGACGCTCGCGCTGATCGCGCTGGCCATGTCGGTACTCGGCATCGGCGCGCCACCGGCGGTGTTCGCGCTGTTCGTGCTGACGCTGCTGCCGGTTCTGCTCAACACCGTCGCCGGCCTCAACGCCGTGCCGGCGCCGCTGGTCGATGCGGCGCGTGGCATGGGCATGACGCCGGGCCAGATCCTGCGCCGGGTCGAGCTGCCCAATGCCGTCTTCGTCATCCTGGCCGGCATCCGCACCGCGCTCGCCATCAATATCGGCACCGTTCCGCTGGCCTTCCTGATCGGGGCCGGCGGGCTCGGCGAGCTGATCTTCACCGGCATCGATCTGATGGAGCCCGGGATGCTGCTGGCCGGGGCGATCCCGACGGCGCTTCTCGCCGTCGCCGTCGATTTCCTGATCGGCCAGATCCAGTTCTGGTTCGTGCCGAGGGGCGTCAACCCGCTGCGCTGA
- a CDS encoding ABC transporter ATP-binding protein: protein MIRLEQVSKQFGPVTAVDRVDMDVPAGAVCVLLGPSGCGKTTTMRMINRLIEPTSGRILVDGRDTATVDQVSLRRSIGYVIQQIGLFPNMTVEDNICVVPDLLGWPRAKSRKRAAELLDLVNLDPGIFLKRYPKELSGGQAQRVGVVRALAADPPVLLMDEPFGAIDPINREVIQDEFMKLQAELKKTVVFVSHDIDEAVKMATRIAIFRDGRLIQYDSPDRLLAHPIDAFVAEFVGTDRTLKRLRLIRVAEAMMADPPRVTAEDTLDTAVGRMQEHGHVAIVMVGPQGRARGVVRLDAVRQAKGLVGEHQEPLPGVVNVKDDLRAAVSQMFTHGVTWLACVDDDGFYRGYVTQTGITRMLGATSGER from the coding sequence ATGATCCGACTGGAACAGGTCTCCAAGCAATTCGGCCCCGTGACCGCGGTCGACCGGGTCGATATGGACGTCCCGGCGGGCGCGGTCTGCGTGCTGCTCGGCCCGTCCGGCTGCGGCAAGACCACCACCATGCGCATGATCAACCGGCTGATCGAGCCGACCTCCGGCCGCATCCTGGTCGACGGACGCGACACCGCCACGGTCGACCAGGTCTCGCTGCGCCGCTCGATCGGCTATGTCATCCAGCAGATCGGCCTGTTCCCGAACATGACGGTCGAGGACAATATCTGTGTCGTCCCCGATCTCCTCGGCTGGCCGCGGGCGAAATCGCGCAAGCGCGCGGCCGAACTGCTCGATCTGGTCAATCTCGATCCCGGCATCTTCCTGAAGCGCTATCCGAAGGAACTCTCCGGCGGCCAGGCGCAGCGTGTCGGCGTCGTCCGGGCGCTCGCCGCCGATCCGCCCGTGCTCCTGATGGACGAGCCCTTCGGGGCGATCGACCCGATCAACCGCGAGGTGATCCAGGACGAGTTCATGAAGCTCCAGGCGGAGCTCAAGAAGACCGTCGTCTTCGTCAGTCACGACATCGACGAGGCGGTCAAGATGGCGACGCGCATCGCCATCTTCCGCGATGGCCGGCTGATCCAGTACGACTCGCCCGACCGCCTGCTCGCCCATCCGATCGACGCCTTCGTGGCCGAGTTCGTCGGCACCGACCGCACCTTGAAGCGGCTGCGCCTGATCCGGGTCGCCGAGGCGATGATGGCCGACCCGCCGCGCGTCACTGCCGAGGACACGCTCGACACCGCCGTCGGCCGGATGCAGGAGCACGGCCATGTCGCCATCGTGATGGTCGGGCCGCAGGGCCGCGCGCGCGGCGTGGTGCGGCTCGATGCGGTCCGTCAGGCGAAGGGGCTGGTCGGCGAGCACCAGGAGCCGCTGCCCGGCGTCGTCAACGTCAAGGACGACCTGCGCGCCGCCGTCTCGCAGATGTTCACCCACGGCGTGACCTGGCTCGCCTGCGTCGACGACGACGGCTTCTATCGCGGCTACGTCACCCAGACCGGCATCACGCGCATGCTCGGCGCGACCTCGGGAGAGCGGTGA
- a CDS encoding enoyl-CoA hydratase/isomerase family protein, whose product MSYETIEVDIRGRIAVLTFNRPKVLNAFDGVLVDETMAALKALGADDRILAIVVRGSGRAFSAGFDLKAGAATAGSRTLPDWRRMLEADFDFIMGFWDCPKPTIAAVHGYCIGGAFELSLACDVTVAAASTRFGAPEVKFGSGAVALLLPWIAGPKAAKELLLTGDDRLDAARALALGIVNHVVPDGEEFDRAIAIAESMAAAAPAAVRLTKLAINRSFDAMGLRAALAAALELDIYIEGSGGPERAEFDRIRRDQGLKAALEWRDARSAS is encoded by the coding sequence TTGAGCTATGAGACCATCGAGGTCGACATCCGCGGCCGCATCGCCGTCCTGACCTTCAACCGCCCGAAGGTGCTGAATGCCTTCGACGGCGTCCTGGTCGACGAGACCATGGCGGCCCTGAAGGCGCTCGGCGCCGACGACCGCATTCTGGCCATCGTGGTGCGCGGCAGCGGCCGGGCCTTCTCGGCCGGCTTCGACCTGAAGGCCGGCGCCGCCACGGCCGGCAGCCGCACCCTGCCGGACTGGCGGCGGATGCTGGAGGCCGATTTCGACTTCATCATGGGCTTCTGGGACTGCCCGAAGCCGACCATCGCGGCCGTACACGGCTACTGCATCGGCGGCGCCTTCGAACTGTCGCTGGCCTGCGACGTGACGGTGGCGGCCGCCTCGACGCGCTTCGGCGCCCCGGAGGTCAAGTTCGGCTCCGGCGCGGTCGCGCTGCTGCTGCCCTGGATCGCCGGCCCCAAGGCCGCCAAGGAACTGCTGCTGACCGGCGACGACCGGCTCGACGCTGCCCGCGCACTGGCGCTCGGCATCGTCAACCACGTGGTGCCGGACGGAGAGGAGTTCGACCGGGCGATCGCCATCGCCGAGAGCATGGCGGCGGCGGCCCCGGCGGCTGTGCGGCTGACCAAGCTCGCCATCAATCGCAGCTTCGACGCCATGGGGCTCCGGGCGGCGCTCGCCGCCGCGCTGGAGCTGGACATCTATATCGAGGGGTCGGGCGGCCCCGAACGGGCCGAATTCGACCGCATCCGCCGCGACCAGGGCCTCAAGGCCGCGCTGGAATGGCGCGACGCGCGCTCGGCCTCCTGA